AGGCGGATAAAGTGTTGTTCCTTTGTATTTTATCATTTGTTTTTTGCGGCCAATTACTGGGCCAACGCGCAAAGTATGTCGCCCGCAAGCACAAGGTTCGTTATGTAACTGAACAATATCTCCGGTTTTAAAACGCAATAATGGCATCGCTTCAATACCTAAAGTGGTAAAAGTCAATTCGCCAATTTCACCATTTTTCACAGGAATATTATTCTCATCCAGAACTTCAACAATAATCAATTCAGGATGATGATGACCACCAATTCCATGTTCACATTCTGTAAAAGCAGTACTCATTTCCGTAGAAGCATAAGTCGAAAACAACTTAATATTCCATTTCTCGGTGATTTTTTGAGACAAAGTATTCATCGAAAAATCTTGATTTCGCAAAGATTCTCCAATACAAATAGCACCTTTTATACTTGAATTATTATAATCGATTCCATGAATTTCTGCGTATTCAATTAACTTTAAAAGAAAAGAAGGAACCGTAATTAAATAAGAAGGTTTGTATTTTAAAATAGAATCCCATTGCAATTCCGGAATTCCCGCACCAACACGAATTACACCAACTTTTAATTTTCGCAATCCTAGAAAATAAGCTAATCCAGCCATGAATTTCCTATCGATTGTAGTCATTAATTGAACAACATCGCCTTCTGCAATTCCGGCGCAAGCAAAAGAAATAGCTTCATTATAAGCCAATCTATCCAAGTCAGAATCTGTTAAACCAAAAGTTACAGGATCGCCTAAAGTCCCTGAAGTTGAGGCATAATCAATAATTTTATGCTGCGGAACACAAAAAAAATCATCGTTGTATTCTTGTAAATCTTCTTTTGTAGTTACCGGTAAATGTTGTAAATCTTCGAGAGTTTTAATTTTCGAAATATCAATATTTTGTCCTGCAAAAAGTCTTTTATAAAAAGGAGAATTTTGACTGATATAAGTTAAAAGTTCGGCTAATTTTTGTTCCTGAAAAACTTTAATTTCTTCTAAAGAATTTTTTTCTATTGCTGGAATCATTGTAATTTTCTTTTGAGTTTTTTTAAATATTTTTCAATTTTTGCTTTATCAGGAGCCGTGGTAATTTCCTTAGTCAATGCTTTTTCAAAATTAGTCTGAGCAAGGAGATATTCTTTTTTTTGATAAAAGTACAACCCTGCTTTGTAATACACAACCCAATAATCAGGGTTTAAGGATTGATAGTTCTGAATAAATTCAGGACTTATTGTTTCTTTCTTTTTCAGATACAAATCTATATTGTCATCTTCAATTCTAAATTTTTGATAGTTTGCATAAGCAGCAGTTTTTAGAAAAGGATCTTTGGCAATGTTGAGATTTTCCTGTTGAAATGAAATTACAGGATTTGATTTTCTTTCTTTAAAAATCGAATCCAGATTATAACAAACAAATTCACCTAATTGATACGGATTTGCCGAAACCCAAACCAGTTTTTCTTCCGGTTTAAAGATAATTCCGTGATGCGCCATTAATTGATTTAAGGCTTTTTCGTTGCCATAACCAAGTTTTACATCTTGTAAACCTTCTTTATTTCGTAGAATTTCAGAAGCAATTTTGGGATTTATTTTTGGGTTTTTTGTAAAAAGTTCTTCTATTCTTTCAAGTCTGTATTCAGAATGGCTATTGGCAATTTGAAGCTGATTCCGTTTTTCGTTTTTTAAATCTTCACTTTGAAAATGGTTCGAACAAATTAATTGATCGCTGTTTGGAACATCATAAACATCCATTTTATTAGGCGAAACTTCAATCAAAACAGCTTTGTTATCGTGCGCACTTCCAACCATAATCGATTCTGATACAAAAACTTTTCTTTTTTTTGCGATTGTAATTGCTTCATCAATATTTTGAGCATGCTGCAAAATTTCCCGAGTCAGAATTGAAATCGGTGTTTTTGCAATCATCGGAATTTTAGATTTTGACGCATTAATCGTTACCGTCAAACCTTCCTGATTCATTCCTGAAACCGCTCCAATCATTCCTGGCCAGGTAACCATCATAAATTTATGACCTTCTTTTGGGTTTATAAACGCCACGATTTTATTTTCCGCGAAAGCGTCATTTACATAAAAATCAAAATTTCGTCCAAGAATTAAATTTCCATTTTCAGATTTTTCCCCCCACGCTGCAAAAGACGAACAACCAACTAAAGCCAAATCCTGCAAAGCGTGACCAATATCATGTGCCGCGTGCAGATATAAACTTCGCTGATATTGCGGTGCAATATTATCAAAATCAAGAGAAGTATATTGAGAAATACCATAAATTTCCGATTGATATTCAGAAGTAACATTCGAATATAATTTTCGATTGTACCATTTTAGAAAATAACGAAGCATTTTTTGCTCGAATTTTGACGGAATTAAATCCTTTATTTTGGAGAAAAAAATCTGCTCTTGTTTTTTCAAAAGAGAATCTGACAAAGCACCAGTTGTTAATCCAATTTGATAAGGATCGCCTTCAACATACAATTCCCAAAGACCTTGTTTATTTTTTAAAAGCGAATTTTTTCCGGAGATAAATAAACTGTCAGATTGTTTTGTCACGACAGGTTTTATAGTATCATAATTTGAAATATCAGGTAAATGGCGCATTGATTTTGAAGTACCGCAAGACGCGATTATCAATAAAAAACCGATCAGGATAAATAATTTTATTCGGTTTTTCATACGCACATTTATTCAGCAGAAGCCTGATTAATTTTAGTAATCAAATATTCTTTTCCAACAATTTCTGAACACGTTACAACCGCTCCAATAGTCACGCCCAAAACCCCGTGCATATTAATACTTTGTCCTGTAAGATATAAATTATCAAGTTTGGTTTTTGACGGAATCAAGGTTTTCATCGGATTTCCGGAATCCTTAACATAGCCGTACATATTACCATTATGACCGCCAATATAATCGCGATACGAAAGCGGAGTAGAAGTATGAATCGACCGAATGCAAGCAGTTATTCCTGGAAATTTAAGTTCGATTTCAGCAAGAAACTTAGCTGTTTTTCTTGATTTAAATTGCTCGTAACTTTCTCCACGATCATTTTCGTCAACAGTTGTATTAAAAGTATCAATCCAGGGCGCAACATCGTCATACTTCATGTAGGTAATAAAAGTCATTCCTTCTGCCCATTCTTCTTGTTTTTTCGAGGCATTCATAGAAGCCATAAAAGCTTTTGGCCAGGAATCTTCGTCATAATCGTGTGCATTCCAGACTTCACTGCTTTTTTTAAAATGATAGTAATTATGATTTATGTATTTGAAAGTTTCAGGCTTAAAAACAAGATATAAACTAAAGGCCGAAATAACACCTTCAAGACTTTGGATTCGGCTAAAAAATGCTTTTCTGAAGTTCTCTTCTCCGGCAAGTTTTAGCGTAGTTTTTGGATCTATATTTGAAATAAAACGAGTTCCGGAAACCTGAGTTCCATCTTTCATTTCTACCGAGGTTACATTGTTGTTTTCGACATTAAAACGAGTAACTTCTTTGTATTTATAAAATTCGCCACCGTGTTTTTTAAGCTGTTTTAAAAGTTGTTTAGTAATCTGACTTCCACCATTAATGCATCGCCACGAACTTTGAATATAAGAGTTGACGGAAAGTGCATGAACGTAAAAAGGCGATTTATCAGGAATTCCTGCGTAGAGAAAATTTGAACCAGCCAAAACCGCTTTTAACTTTTCATTTTCCGTAAACGATTCTATAGTTTCTTTAGCGTTAAGCGCCAAAATTTCATTATCATATTTCCCTTCCCAGTTTACATTATAAAGCGGAAAAGAATCACATATTGTTTTTAATTTTTCGCAATATGCTGCAATATTGGCTTTTTCATCAGGGAAATAAACACACAATTGATCGACAAAATTTTCATAACCTTGAGCGTGTGGATATTCATTTTTGTCATCTTCAAAAGAGATAATATCAAAACCATTTTCATCTAATTTTTTTAGATTTAATTGGTCAATAATACCCAGATATTTAAAATATTGATACAAGTTCTGACTTTTTTCAAGACCTCCGATGTAGTGAATTCCGGTATCAAAAATGGTTTTATCACGTACAAAAGTTTGTAGATTTCCACCGTATTGATTGTTTTTTTCGAGCACACAAACGCTGTAACCTTCTTTGGCCAGAATAATAGACGATACCAAACCGCCCAAACCGCTGCCTACAATTACAACATCGTAATGTTCTTTCATATTAGTTTTTCTTTAATACGATTATAGAATTTTCATCATAAAGACAATTAAAACCAAAGTTAATCAAAGAGGTTTTCAAATTTGGACAATTGATTAGAATAACCTTGGAAGTTCTAGAAACGATTTTTTCTATATCATTAGTATAACTTTCATCAGAAATTAAAAGAATATCAAATTGATTTTCTAAAAGAGTTTCAAGGTTTTCGGGATAGAATATTTTTCTTTTTTTGACGATATAATTAGTTTTAGAAATTTCGCGTTTTTCTTCGTCGTTATTATAAGAATATATTTTTCGTTGTGGTTCCTGCAAAGCCAATAATACATCTAGTTGTCCGTAATCATTAGACAAATGAGCTACTTTGGCTTTCGCCGAAATGTATTGGTTTAAGCGATAATATTTTTCAAGATTATTTCTTAAATCATTTTTTACCCCTTTTGTGATTTCAATTTCTTTGTAGTCATAACTATGAAGAAGCATCTTTTTGAAATATGTCGGACCTTCTATTTCCTGACGAATTTCCTGAAATTTAGACTTAAAGAAAGCACTTATTTCCTTTGTTCTTTCGGCATAATTTTTTCCAAAAGAAAGATTCTCAGGCGTAATTCTTTCCAAAATAGAAACCGTAATACTGCCGTCATGAATTATAAAATCACCTTTCGGAAGTGTTTCAGAAGCACCATGAATTAAAACCGGAAGAATATCTAAATTAAATTCTTCGGCAAGATAAAAAGCGCCTTTATGGAAACGCTTAATCTGATTACTTTCTGAACGAGTTCCTTCAGGGAAAATCATTAACGAATAACCTTCATTTACTTTTTGGCGTAAATGTTCAACACCATTTTCAAGTCCTTCAGAAACCGGATAAAAACCTGCTTTTTTTACCGTTGCACCAAAAATAGGAGAATTATAAACCCAGTCGTTTACCAGAAAAATGATTTTTGGACTCAACATTCCAATCGACAGGATATCTAGAAATGAAGAATGATTGGCAATAATAATCGCTGGTTTTTCGAAGGTTTCATTAAATTTATTAATGACTTTTTTATGGATAAAAGGATTTGTATACAATACCGATTTCATGAATTTTGAAATGCAATATCTAAATCCTTTCATTTTTGTTTTTTCGCTTAACGGAATTATCGGCATAATAATTAAGCTGAAAATAGACATTAAAATACCGCCAAGTCCATAATATGTAAAAGATAGAACACCATGCAAAAACGACCGCAATTCAAAAGGAGCATTTCCGTTTTTTGGTCTATTAGATAAAAATAATTTAAAGAGAATCGGATAGAAAATAAACGTAATAATTAGCGCTGCAAAAACCCCAATCAACGAAACCGATGAAATAGAACGCAACGCCGGATGTCTTGCAAAAATCATCGCACCAATTCCTAAAATGGTTGTAATTACTGCAAGAATAATTGAAGTTCTGTAAATCGCAATTTCGTTTTTCCCGGTTGTATATTCTTTTTGAAGCGCACTTGTCATGAAAATACTAAAATCTACACCGTGACCAAAAATCAAAGTACAGACAATCATGCTGAAAATATTCATTTGAATACCAAAAATTCCCATAATTCCAGCCGTAACAATTCCGGTTAAAGCAATTGGAATACAACTAACAATTACTAATTCGACTCTTCTAAAAAAGAAAAACAGAATCAAAATTACTGCAACAAATGAGTAATTAACCAGCGAATTAAAATCGGTTTTTAGAGTACTAAAAAACGTTTCATTCATTTGCTGACGATCAATTGCAATCAGATTATTTTTGGCGGAAGCCGATTTTACAAATGCATCACGTTGTTGCGGAGTAACTTTTACTAAAGTCGAAATCGTGAAAAATCCATTTTTTTCCGTTACAAATTCTTTCAGTTGTAAAGCCTGAATTTTTAAAAAATCTTCCGTTTTAATAGGTTTGAAATTAAAATCTAAATGATCAAAAAAGAGTGAATATGTTGTAGGTTTGAAACCGAGTTTAGAACCTTCGGCAATTAATCCCGATTTTAAAAGTTGTTTTTTATTCGAATCCCAAAACGAATTCCATTTGTCGATTTTTTGTTTTTGTTCCTTCTGCGAAAGCATAATTCCGCCAACAGAGCTGAAATTTAATATTTTATCGTCTTGTTTTTCTTTCGATAAATCTTTAAAAAGCTGACCATTGTTTTGTAAAACTTCCTCCATACTATTTCCGTACGAAGCCACATAAATAGTTTTTGAAGTTAAACTGGTGCTTTCTTCGAGTTCTTTTTCGGCTGCTTTAATTTCTTTTGGAACAAAATTTAATTGCGATAAATCATTATTGAAACCAACATTATTATAGGTAAAACAACAAATAATCGTGATTAAAACGCAAAATCCAATTAGATATTTATTGTTATGAAACGAGAAATGAGCCAGTTTATCAATGATATTTTTCTTGTGTTCAAAATTGTTTTCTTTCGGTTTATATAAATGCGGAACAATCAAAAGAGAGAAAAATGCTGAAGCCATAACGATTACGGCAGCAAAAATTCCGAGATCATTTAAAGCATCTGATTTTACAAAAAGCAAACATAAAAAAGCAACGGCAGTTGTTGAACTACTCATAATTACCGGCATTGTAATGTCTTTATACAAAGTTTTTACATCGCTATTATGTTTGTAATGCGTTAGAATATGAATGGAATAATCGATCGTAATTCCCAGTAAAATAGAACCAATTCCGAGAGAAATGGCTGAGATTTGTTCTTTCACAAAATATAAAAATGCCACGGCAAACAAAGCTCCAAATACCGTTGGAAGAAAAATAATAAGCGGAATTAATATCTTTCGATAGAATAAAATCAAAATCAACATTAACGTAATCATAGCGATTGTTGTCGTTAAAACAATATCGCTTTTAATTTGATTCGCATTTGCAACAGCAATTAATGCGGAACCAAAATAGCTTATCGAAGTTTTGGCATTAAATTTCTGATTTAGATTATCCTGAATTGATTTCAGTTTAGCGGCAAAAATTGTGTTCTTTTCTGTTTCGCTCGAAGGAAGATTTGAGGTAATAAAAAGCAATAATTTCTTTTTATCCTTTGTCATTACAAAACCATTGTCGAGCGTAAAATCGTCACCAATATTAAGTTGTTGTAATTTTTTAAGAGCGATAAATGAAATCCCAAGCGGATCTTGCAGAATAAAATCTTTGGTGATAAATCCGGATGGCGAAATAATTGATTTGTAATTTCCCTGAACGGTCGCGGCAATACTATCTTTTTGAAGCTTATTCTGAATTGATTCGTAATCTTTATTTTCCAGAAAAAGTGGCAGATTGTTATAAACAAAATCAATAGTTTCCTGGATATTTTCTTCGTCTACTTTTCCCTGAATTCCGGTTACATAAGGTTTGCAGGATTTGGCAACACTGTCTGAAAACGCAGTTGCCATTTCTTTTAAATCTTCGTTAGTTCCGTTTTTTTCGAGTTTAAAAATAACCGTTATTTTATCGGCAAAATTAAGTTGCTTAAGCACTTTTGCCGTAACATCACTTTTATCGTTCGTTGGAATAAGTTTGGTAATATCTTCTTCAAATTTAATTTGAGAAGCAAAAAATCCAAACACTAAAAGCATCAGAATTGCCAGTGCAACCGATAAAGATTTTCTTCGGTTTACAAACAAATGAATGGCGTAGAAATATTGATGCATGTTTATGTT
This genomic window from Flavobacterium sp. 9 contains:
- a CDS encoding phenylacetate--CoA ligase family protein, which encodes MIPAIEKNSLEEIKVFQEQKLAELLTYISQNSPFYKRLFAGQNIDISKIKTLEDLQHLPVTTKEDLQEYNDDFFCVPQHKIIDYASTSGTLGDPVTFGLTDSDLDRLAYNEAISFACAGIAEGDVVQLMTTIDRKFMAGLAYFLGLRKLKVGVIRVGAGIPELQWDSILKYKPSYLITVPSFLLKLIEYAEIHGIDYNNSSIKGAICIGESLRNQDFSMNTLSQKITEKWNIKLFSTYASTEMSTAFTECEHGIGGHHHPELIIVEVLDENNIPVKNGEIGELTFTTLGIEAMPLLRFKTGDIVQLHNEPCACGRHTLRVGPVIGRKKQMIKYKGTTLYPPAMNDVLSGFDNIENHIIEISTNDLGTDEIVIKIAVKNQTPEFLQEIKDHFRAKLRVTPKIEFASKETLNPLVFNPMSRKPIRFFDYRVS
- a CDS encoding C45 family peptidase gives rise to the protein MKNRIKLFILIGFLLIIASCGTSKSMRHLPDISNYDTIKPVVTKQSDSLFISGKNSLLKNKQGLWELYVEGDPYQIGLTTGALSDSLLKKQEQIFFSKIKDLIPSKFEQKMLRYFLKWYNRKLYSNVTSEYQSEIYGISQYTSLDFDNIAPQYQRSLYLHAAHDIGHALQDLALVGCSSFAAWGEKSENGNLILGRNFDFYVNDAFAENKIVAFINPKEGHKFMMVTWPGMIGAVSGMNQEGLTVTINASKSKIPMIAKTPISILTREILQHAQNIDEAITIAKKRKVFVSESIMVGSAHDNKAVLIEVSPNKMDVYDVPNSDQLICSNHFQSEDLKNEKRNQLQIANSHSEYRLERIEELFTKNPKINPKIASEILRNKEGLQDVKLGYGNEKALNQLMAHHGIIFKPEEKLVWVSANPYQLGEFVCYNLDSIFKERKSNPVISFQQENLNIAKDPFLKTAAYANYQKFRIEDDNIDLYLKKKETISPEFIQNYQSLNPDYWVVYYKAGLYFYQKKEYLLAQTNFEKALTKEITTAPDKAKIEKYLKKLKRKLQ
- a CDS encoding NAD(P)/FAD-dependent oxidoreductase, giving the protein MKEHYDVVIVGSGLGGLVSSIILAKEGYSVCVLEKNNQYGGNLQTFVRDKTIFDTGIHYIGGLEKSQNLYQYFKYLGIIDQLNLKKLDENGFDIISFEDDKNEYPHAQGYENFVDQLCVYFPDEKANIAAYCEKLKTICDSFPLYNVNWEGKYDNEILALNAKETIESFTENEKLKAVLAGSNFLYAGIPDKSPFYVHALSVNSYIQSSWRCINGGSQITKQLLKQLKKHGGEFYKYKEVTRFNVENNNVTSVEMKDGTQVSGTRFISNIDPKTTLKLAGEENFRKAFFSRIQSLEGVISAFSLYLVFKPETFKYINHNYYHFKKSSEVWNAHDYDEDSWPKAFMASMNASKKQEEWAEGMTFITYMKYDDVAPWIDTFNTTVDENDRGESYEQFKSRKTAKFLAEIELKFPGITACIRSIHTSTPLSYRDYIGGHNGNMYGYVKDSGNPMKTLIPSKTKLDNLYLTGQSINMHGVLGVTIGAVVTCSEIVGKEYLITKINQASAE
- a CDS encoding 1-acyl-sn-glycerol-3-phosphate acyltransferase, whose product is MHQYFYAIHLFVNRRKSLSVALAILMLLVFGFFASQIKFEEDITKLIPTNDKSDVTAKVLKQLNFADKITVIFKLEKNGTNEDLKEMATAFSDSVAKSCKPYVTGIQGKVDEENIQETIDFVYNNLPLFLENKDYESIQNKLQKDSIAATVQGNYKSIISPSGFITKDFILQDPLGISFIALKKLQQLNIGDDFTLDNGFVMTKDKKKLLLFITSNLPSSETEKNTIFAAKLKSIQDNLNQKFNAKTSISYFGSALIAVANANQIKSDIVLTTTIAMITLMLILILFYRKILIPLIIFLPTVFGALFAVAFLYFVKEQISAISLGIGSILLGITIDYSIHILTHYKHNSDVKTLYKDITMPVIMSSSTTAVAFLCLLFVKSDALNDLGIFAAVIVMASAFFSLLIVPHLYKPKENNFEHKKNIIDKLAHFSFHNNKYLIGFCVLITIICCFTYNNVGFNNDLSQLNFVPKEIKAAEKELEESTSLTSKTIYVASYGNSMEEVLQNNGQLFKDLSKEKQDDKILNFSSVGGIMLSQKEQKQKIDKWNSFWDSNKKQLLKSGLIAEGSKLGFKPTTYSLFFDHLDFNFKPIKTEDFLKIQALQLKEFVTEKNGFFTISTLVKVTPQQRDAFVKSASAKNNLIAIDRQQMNETFFSTLKTDFNSLVNYSFVAVILILFFFFRRVELVIVSCIPIALTGIVTAGIMGIFGIQMNIFSMIVCTLIFGHGVDFSIFMTSALQKEYTTGKNEIAIYRTSIILAVITTILGIGAMIFARHPALRSISSVSLIGVFAALIITFIFYPILFKLFLSNRPKNGNAPFELRSFLHGVLSFTYYGLGGILMSIFSLIIMPIIPLSEKTKMKGFRYCISKFMKSVLYTNPFIHKKVINKFNETFEKPAIIIANHSSFLDILSIGMLSPKIIFLVNDWVYNSPIFGATVKKAGFYPVSEGLENGVEHLRQKVNEGYSLMIFPEGTRSESNQIKRFHKGAFYLAEEFNLDILPVLIHGASETLPKGDFIIHDGSITVSILERITPENLSFGKNYAERTKEISAFFKSKFQEIRQEIEGPTYFKKMLLHSYDYKEIEITKGVKNDLRNNLEKYYRLNQYISAKAKVAHLSNDYGQLDVLLALQEPQRKIYSYNNDEEKREISKTNYIVKKRKIFYPENLETLLENQFDILLISDESYTNDIEKIVSRTSKVILINCPNLKTSLINFGFNCLYDENSIIVLKKN